One genomic region from Streptomyces sp. NBC_01431 encodes:
- a CDS encoding Pls/PosA family non-ribosomal peptide synthetase, with translation MSSHLPAVYRGASAPRPRTLLDVLDATAAAHPGALALDAGGERLTYQDLCDRITERAVRLTRHGIGPGDRVGVRIPSGTCDLYLAILAVLLCGAAYVPVDADDPEERAATVFREAGVCAVLEADGRILPGPVAPIGARWRPALPSDDAWIIFTSGSTGLPKGVAVTHRSAAAFVDAEAQLFLNESPLGPGDRVLAGLSVAFDASCEEMWLAWRHGGCLVPAPRSLVRAGHELGPWLIDRGITVVSTVPTLAALWPDEALEQVRLLIVGGEACPGALADRFAVKGREMWNTYGPTETTVVATAARMRPGEPVRIGLPLDGWELAVLDASGQPVPYGAEGELVIAGAGTARYLDAAKDAERYRPLALLDTQRAYRTGDLVRADADGLVHLGRADDQVKVGGRRIELGEIDAMLRALPGVRAAAGAVRGTPAGGQILVGYVVPDQGGFHAGQARGFLAERLPAALVPLLVEVTELPTRTSGKVDRDALPWPLPAQRGSAVGLGQDDGSTSARLAGAWERMLGVHPEPDSDFFALGGSSLSAARLASELRRHYPGLSVADLYRRPVLRDMAQHLESLAGPTTDARPVQPVPRSAGVVQLLVQSALFGIAGLRGLIGLATADNALGLLAPHAWAPHTSWWFVIIGTVVLMSAPARFAIGAGAARLLTRGMTAGAYPRGGRVHLRLWTAERFVAAFGVPSLLGTPWARLYARSLGCRVGPGVALHAMPPVTGLATIGHGASVEPEADISGWWLDGATLHIGTVHIGDGARVGHRSTLMPGAILGADAELDPGACLDGQIPPGRRWLGSPARPAESYERIAGNGWPAPRPHRSRRWAAAYALSLGGLPLIALLSTAPALVGVYYLVRSCDTLSQVAVRLLLAAPPIALATTLVSMLVLAALVRILGRGLRPGFHPVCGGVAWRAWLVTRLLSGARSSLFPLYASLATPVWLRLLGARVGRRAEISTVLPLPSLLTVEDGAFLADDTLVAPFEIRGGWLRLGTATIGRKAFVGNSGIVGPDRRVPDGALIGVLCDAPAQSEPGSSWLGRPALPLPRVPAAADPGRTFEPPRKLVLARSAVELCRVLPLVCSVLLAEAVLIGEQSVLNRGGLGSAALAGTVLLLAAALVAGLTATVAKWVLVGRFTPGEHPLWSSFVWRNELYDTFVESLAVPWMAGSFTGTPVLNWWLRSLGARIGRGVWLETYWLPETDLITLGDGASVNRGCVLQTHLFHDRIMRLDTVRLADGASLGPHSIALPGTDVGARASVGAASLVMRGESVPRDTRWAGNPIAGEQPSLRASQLPQDQVVMTARQGSEREGSAA, from the coding sequence ATGTCTTCGCATCTGCCGGCCGTCTACCGCGGCGCCAGCGCCCCGCGCCCCCGCACCCTGCTCGACGTACTGGACGCGACGGCGGCCGCCCATCCGGGCGCGCTCGCACTCGACGCGGGCGGCGAGAGGCTCACCTACCAGGACCTGTGCGACCGGATCACCGAACGCGCCGTGCGGCTGACCCGCCACGGCATCGGCCCCGGCGACCGGGTCGGCGTCCGCATCCCGTCGGGCACCTGTGACCTGTACCTCGCCATTCTGGCGGTCCTGCTCTGCGGCGCGGCGTACGTGCCGGTCGACGCCGACGACCCCGAGGAGCGCGCGGCGACCGTCTTCCGCGAGGCCGGGGTGTGCGCCGTCCTCGAAGCCGACGGACGGATACTGCCGGGGCCGGTGGCGCCCATCGGGGCGCGCTGGCGCCCCGCGCTGCCCAGCGACGACGCATGGATCATCTTCACGTCCGGTTCGACGGGACTGCCCAAGGGCGTCGCGGTCACCCACCGCTCGGCCGCCGCCTTCGTCGACGCCGAGGCCCAACTCTTCCTGAACGAGAGCCCGTTGGGGCCCGGCGACCGGGTGCTCGCCGGCCTTTCGGTCGCCTTCGACGCGTCGTGCGAGGAGATGTGGCTGGCCTGGCGGCACGGCGGCTGCCTGGTGCCCGCGCCCCGCTCCCTGGTGCGCGCGGGCCACGAACTGGGCCCCTGGCTGATCGACCGCGGCATCACGGTGGTCTCCACCGTGCCCACCCTCGCGGCGCTCTGGCCGGACGAGGCCCTCGAACAGGTCCGGCTCCTGATCGTCGGCGGCGAGGCCTGCCCCGGCGCCCTTGCGGACCGCTTCGCGGTCAAGGGCCGCGAGATGTGGAACACCTACGGCCCGACCGAGACGACGGTGGTCGCGACCGCCGCCCGGATGCGGCCCGGCGAGCCGGTACGCATCGGACTCCCCCTGGACGGCTGGGAGTTGGCGGTCCTGGACGCCTCCGGGCAGCCCGTGCCCTACGGCGCCGAGGGCGAACTGGTCATCGCCGGGGCGGGCACCGCCCGTTACCTCGACGCCGCCAAGGACGCCGAGCGGTACCGGCCGCTCGCACTGCTCGACACCCAGCGCGCCTATCGGACCGGCGATCTCGTACGCGCCGACGCCGACGGCCTCGTCCACCTCGGACGGGCCGACGACCAGGTGAAGGTGGGCGGACGGCGCATCGAACTCGGTGAGATCGACGCCATGTTGCGCGCCCTGCCCGGCGTGCGCGCCGCGGCTGGCGCGGTGCGCGGCACACCGGCGGGCGGCCAGATCCTGGTCGGCTATGTGGTGCCCGACCAGGGCGGCTTCCACGCCGGCCAGGCGCGCGGGTTCCTCGCCGAGCGCCTTCCGGCCGCGCTCGTACCGCTGCTCGTGGAGGTCACCGAGCTTCCGACGCGCACCTCGGGCAAGGTGGACCGGGACGCGCTGCCCTGGCCGCTGCCCGCACAGCGCGGCTCCGCCGTCGGCCTCGGACAGGACGACGGCTCCACCTCGGCCCGCCTCGCCGGCGCATGGGAACGGATGCTGGGGGTACACCCCGAGCCGGACAGCGACTTCTTCGCCCTGGGCGGCTCCAGCCTCAGCGCCGCACGGCTCGCCTCCGAACTGCGCCGGCACTATCCGGGCCTCTCCGTCGCCGACCTCTATCGCCGCCCCGTGCTGCGGGACATGGCCCAGCACCTCGAATCCCTCGCGGGCCCCACCACCGACGCCCGGCCCGTCCAGCCGGTGCCGCGCAGCGCCGGGGTGGTCCAACTCCTCGTACAGAGCGCCCTGTTCGGCATCGCCGGGCTGCGCGGCCTGATCGGCCTGGCCACCGCCGACAATGCGCTCGGGCTGCTCGCACCGCACGCGTGGGCGCCGCACACCTCGTGGTGGTTCGTGATCATCGGCACCGTCGTCCTGATGAGCGCACCGGCGCGCTTCGCGATCGGCGCCGGCGCGGCGCGGCTGCTGACCCGGGGTATGACGGCGGGGGCGTATCCGCGTGGCGGCCGGGTCCACCTGCGGCTGTGGACGGCGGAGCGCTTCGTCGCCGCCTTCGGCGTCCCCTCTCTCCTGGGAACGCCCTGGGCCCGGCTGTACGCGCGCTCGCTCGGCTGCCGGGTCGGGCCCGGCGTCGCCCTGCACGCCATGCCGCCGGTGACCGGTCTCGCGACGATCGGCCACGGTGCGAGCGTGGAGCCGGAGGCGGACATCAGCGGCTGGTGGCTGGACGGCGCGACCCTGCACATCGGTACGGTCCACATCGGCGACGGCGCCCGGGTCGGCCACCGCAGCACCCTGATGCCCGGCGCCATCCTCGGCGCGGACGCCGAACTGGATCCCGGCGCCTGCCTGGACGGGCAGATCCCGCCGGGCCGGCGCTGGCTCGGCTCGCCGGCCCGCCCGGCCGAATCGTACGAACGCATCGCGGGCAACGGCTGGCCCGCGCCCCGCCCGCACCGCTCGCGCCGCTGGGCCGCCGCGTACGCGCTCTCCCTGGGCGGTCTGCCACTGATCGCGCTGCTTTCCACCGCCCCCGCGCTGGTCGGCGTCTACTACCTGGTCCGCTCCTGCGACACGCTCTCGCAGGTCGCCGTGCGCCTGCTGCTCGCCGCGCCGCCGATCGCGCTGGCCACCACACTGGTCTCGATGCTGGTGCTCGCCGCTCTCGTGCGGATCCTCGGCCGGGGTCTGCGGCCCGGCTTCCATCCGGTGTGCGGCGGTGTCGCCTGGCGCGCCTGGCTGGTGACCCGGCTCCTGAGCGGAGCCCGCTCCAGTCTCTTCCCGCTGTACGCGAGCCTCGCGACCCCGGTGTGGCTGCGGCTGCTCGGAGCCCGGGTGGGACGGCGCGCCGAGATCTCGACGGTACTGCCGCTCCCCTCGCTCCTCACGGTCGAGGACGGGGCGTTCCTCGCCGACGACACACTGGTGGCACCCTTCGAAATCCGCGGCGGCTGGCTGCGGTTGGGCACGGCGACCATCGGCCGCAAGGCCTTCGTCGGCAACTCGGGGATCGTCGGCCCGGACCGCCGGGTGCCGGACGGCGCGCTCATCGGGGTGCTGTGCGACGCCCCCGCGCAGAGCGAGCCGGGCAGTTCGTGGCTCGGCCGGCCGGCGTTGCCGCTGCCGCGGGTCCCGGCCGCCGCCGACCCCGGCCGCACCTTCGAACCGCCGCGCAAGCTCGTTCTCGCCCGGTCCGCGGTCGAGCTGTGCCGGGTGCTGCCGCTGGTGTGCTCGGTGCTGCTCGCCGAGGCCGTGCTGATCGGCGAACAGAGCGTTCTCAACCGGGGCGGCCTGGGGTCGGCCGCGCTGGCCGGGACCGTGCTGCTGCTCGCCGCGGCCCTGGTGGCGGGGCTGACCGCGACCGTCGCGAAGTGGGTCCTGGTCGGCCGGTTCACGCCGGGCGAGCATCCGCTGTGGTCGTCGTTCGTGTGGCGCAACGAGCTGTACGACACCTTCGTGGAGTCGCTCGCGGTGCCGTGGATGGCGGGCTCCTTCACCGGGACGCCGGTCCTCAACTGGTGGCTGCGCAGCCTCGGGGCGCGTATCGGGCGTGGGGTGTGGCTGGAGACGTACTGGCTGCCGGAGACCGATCTGATCACGCTGGGGGACGGGGCGAGTGTGAACCGCGGGTGCGTACTGCAGACCCATCTCTTCCACGACCGGATCATGCGCCTGGACACGGTGCGGCTCGCCGATGGCGCTTCGCTCGGCCCGCACAGCATCGCGCTGCCCGGCACCGATGTCGGCGCCCGCGCTTCGGTGGGTGCTGCCTCGCTCGTGATGCGCGGCGAGAGCGTACCGCGGGACACCCGGTGGGCGGGCAACCCGATCGCGGGCGAGCAGCCCAGCCTCCGGGCATCCCAACTCCCCCAGGATCAAGTGGTGATGACGGCACGTCAGGGTTCGGAACGGGAAGGGAGTGCCGCATGA
- a CDS encoding M1 family metallopeptidase: MTRCSRRSLVRAAALSAIGTLAVADDEATGPRERYFPQHGSYGHDTLAYDLRIAYDSASGRLAGTALIQAVALRPLERIELDLARLNAYAAKIDGKPARVRQRQGKLYVTPSQLVSAGEVFTAKVQYGGRPGPIRSPFGSIGWDRTGDSHDGTLVASQPLGAPSWFPCNDRPDDKAAYTFRVTVPRDRQALANGTLTECRSEGATDVWTYHHPGPMATYLAALYTGRFQHDSVLSHGSAGGPAIPVHNAYPSRLAEAARHDLGRQPDMLRHFSELFGPYPFEAYGAVVVDADLGAPVENQTRSVFGRNHIDGRRGWETLVAHELAHQWFGNSVGIREWRHIWLNEGFATYAEWLWSEHIGEDDADEIARREWRSLARRGQNLRLAEPGPRRIFDDRLYTRGACTLHALRTTVGDDRFFAVLRGWHAARRGRIGDTASFIAHAEATAGPVVRPLLKSWLYDKKLPDLPVERAT, encoded by the coding sequence ATGACCCGGTGCAGCCGGCGGTCCCTGGTGCGGGCCGCCGCCCTGTCCGCGATCGGCACCCTGGCCGTGGCCGACGACGAGGCGACCGGTCCCCGGGAGCGCTATTTTCCGCAGCACGGCTCGTACGGCCACGACACCCTCGCGTACGACCTGCGGATCGCCTACGACTCGGCCAGCGGCCGGCTCGCCGGCACCGCCCTCATCCAGGCCGTCGCCCTGCGGCCGCTTGAGCGGATCGAACTCGACCTGGCCCGGCTCAACGCGTACGCGGCGAAGATCGACGGCAAGCCCGCCCGGGTGCGCCAGCGCCAGGGCAAGCTGTATGTGACGCCCAGTCAACTGGTGTCGGCCGGCGAGGTGTTCACCGCCAAGGTGCAGTACGGCGGGCGACCCGGTCCGATCCGTTCGCCGTTCGGAAGCATCGGCTGGGACCGTACCGGTGACAGCCACGACGGGACCCTGGTCGCCTCCCAGCCCTTGGGGGCACCGTCCTGGTTCCCGTGCAACGACCGGCCCGACGACAAGGCGGCGTACACCTTCCGGGTCACCGTGCCGCGCGACCGGCAGGCGCTCGCCAACGGGACGCTCACCGAGTGCCGCAGCGAAGGCGCCACCGATGTGTGGACCTATCACCACCCCGGGCCGATGGCCACCTATCTGGCCGCGCTCTACACCGGTCGCTTCCAGCACGACAGCGTGCTCTCCCACGGGTCGGCAGGTGGTCCCGCGATCCCGGTGCACAACGCCTACCCGTCCCGGCTCGCCGAGGCGGCGCGGCACGACCTGGGCCGCCAGCCCGACATGCTGAGGCACTTCTCGGAGCTGTTCGGCCCGTACCCGTTCGAGGCGTACGGGGCGGTGGTGGTGGACGCCGACCTCGGCGCGCCCGTCGAGAACCAGACGCGTTCGGTGTTCGGCCGCAACCACATCGACGGGCGGCGCGGCTGGGAGACGCTGGTCGCCCACGAGTTGGCGCACCAGTGGTTCGGCAACAGTGTGGGCATCCGCGAGTGGCGGCACATCTGGCTCAACGAGGGCTTCGCGACGTATGCCGAGTGGCTGTGGTCGGAACACATCGGCGAGGACGACGCGGACGAGATCGCGCGGCGCGAGTGGCGGAGCCTGGCGCGGCGCGGCCAGAACCTGCGGCTCGCCGAGCCGGGTCCGCGCCGCATCTTCGACGACCGGCTCTACACCCGCGGCGCCTGCACCCTGCACGCGCTGCGCACCACGGTGGGCGACGACCGGTTCTTCGCGGTGCTGCGCGGCTGGCACGCGGCGCGGCGTGGCCGGATCGGCGACACCGCCTCGTTCATCGCCCACGCGGAGGCCACGGCCGGACCGGTGGTGCGCCCGCTGCTCAAGTCCTGGCTCTACGACAAGAAGCTCCCGGATCTGCCTGTCGAACGGGCCACCTGA
- a CDS encoding urea transporter — protein sequence MRVRRTGRGWLFAVHVLRGQAQVDFMPSAVTGAIFTLALFTAGWQYGLYGLIGTAIGTGTAQLLGVEGGRVSAGLEGFNACLVAVGFAVFLGPARPATMVLAAGGCAIVTVVTAAATTLLRGWGLPTLTLPFCLMASAMTIAAPAFGRVRHGGRVPVASGRAAEDAVALALADVPRAFFANIAQIFLMPQWYVGLIFLVGIFAASRTAGAMACVGSAVGVLTAWALGAPAARIADGTMGYNAVLVAMALCGVLLAADRWSLGFAVTGAAAATVLGPALNALVAPAGGHAFTWPFVLTTLVFLASVPALPRLRRAGAPSLPAPAGRTGPNVPQGV from the coding sequence GTGCGCGTGCGGCGTACCGGGCGGGGGTGGCTGTTCGCGGTGCACGTACTGCGCGGCCAGGCCCAGGTGGACTTCATGCCCAGTGCGGTGACCGGCGCGATCTTCACGCTCGCGCTGTTCACCGCCGGCTGGCAGTACGGCCTGTACGGGCTGATCGGCACCGCGATCGGCACCGGCACCGCGCAACTGCTCGGCGTCGAGGGCGGCAGGGTGTCGGCCGGGCTCGAAGGCTTCAACGCCTGCCTCGTCGCGGTCGGTTTCGCCGTGTTCCTGGGCCCCGCCCGTCCGGCCACGATGGTCCTCGCGGCGGGCGGCTGTGCGATCGTCACCGTCGTGACCGCGGCCGCCACGACACTGCTGCGCGGCTGGGGACTGCCGACCCTGACCCTGCCGTTCTGTCTGATGGCGAGCGCCATGACGATCGCGGCGCCCGCCTTCGGACGGGTCCGGCACGGCGGCCGGGTCCCGGTCGCCTCGGGCCGGGCCGCCGAGGATGCCGTCGCCCTGGCCCTCGCCGATGTACCGCGCGCGTTCTTCGCGAACATCGCGCAGATCTTCCTCATGCCGCAGTGGTACGTCGGACTGATCTTCCTCGTCGGCATCTTCGCGGCCAGCCGGACCGCTGGGGCGATGGCCTGTGTCGGCAGCGCCGTGGGCGTCCTGACCGCCTGGGCGCTCGGCGCTCCCGCCGCCCGGATCGCGGACGGCACCATGGGCTACAACGCGGTGCTCGTCGCGATGGCGCTGTGCGGCGTGCTCCTCGCGGCCGATCGCTGGAGCCTCGGCTTCGCGGTGACGGGAGCGGCGGCGGCCACGGTGCTCGGGCCCGCGCTCAACGCCCTGGTCGCACCGGCCGGCGGGCACGCCTTCACCTGGCCGTTCGTTCTCACCACCCTGGTCTTCCTCGCCTCCGTACCGGCTCTGCCGAGGCTGCGCCGGGCCGGTGCGCCGAGCCTGCCGGCCCCGGCGGGGCGGACCGGTCCCAACGTGCCGCAGGGCGTCTGA
- a CDS encoding helix-turn-helix domain-containing protein: protein MPAAAQSPDIQDPLGPLPQEFAAILRPELPGLLKEIGAEVTRAYPEYARLLEGPYGEAIRVGVEQNLTVFVDQVASPSAPSTLRDEMCRRFGRFEAYEGRSLETLQGAYRLGARVALRRAKKIGRRYNLSPALMLSFADALFTYVEELEALSREGYLEVTSFSGERSDALRRRLLHLILAGSPVPRAAIAELADRASWTLPERVTLIALRSAAGLTRAALDNDVLADPGEPLPYLLVPGTVDEVRRRMLDAALHGCPAVVGLEVPIGDASDSLRWARQVLELAESGVIESHAATLFCEDHLVTLWLRSDPALLDHLARRELAPLETLTPGRRDRLIETLRTWLATRGTAAHMGELLDVHPQTVRYRMRTLESVFGDRLTDPEHRFATELVLRARDLGHRDRG from the coding sequence ATGCCCGCAGCCGCGCAATCGCCGGACATCCAGGACCCGTTGGGACCGCTCCCACAGGAGTTCGCCGCGATCCTGCGGCCCGAACTGCCGGGACTGCTCAAGGAGATCGGCGCGGAAGTCACCCGCGCCTACCCCGAGTACGCCCGGCTCCTCGAAGGGCCCTACGGCGAGGCGATCCGGGTCGGCGTGGAGCAGAACCTCACCGTCTTCGTCGACCAGGTCGCCTCGCCCAGCGCGCCCTCCACGCTCCGCGACGAGATGTGCCGCCGGTTCGGCCGGTTCGAGGCGTACGAGGGCCGGAGCCTGGAGACCCTCCAGGGCGCCTACCGCCTGGGCGCGCGGGTGGCGCTGCGCCGGGCCAAGAAGATCGGCCGCCGCTACAACCTCTCACCCGCCCTGATGCTCAGCTTCGCCGACGCCCTCTTCACCTATGTCGAAGAACTGGAAGCGCTCTCCCGCGAGGGCTATCTGGAGGTCACCTCCTTCTCCGGGGAGCGCTCCGACGCCCTGCGCAGACGGCTGTTGCACCTGATCCTCGCCGGGTCCCCGGTGCCGCGCGCGGCGATCGCGGAGCTCGCCGACCGCGCCTCCTGGACTCTTCCGGAACGGGTCACACTGATCGCGCTCCGCTCCGCGGCGGGGCTGACCCGCGCGGCGCTGGACAACGATGTCCTGGCCGACCCGGGCGAGCCGCTGCCGTACCTCCTGGTGCCGGGCACGGTCGACGAAGTACGAAGACGGATGCTGGACGCGGCCCTGCACGGCTGTCCTGCCGTAGTCGGTCTTGAGGTTCCCATCGGCGATGCGTCCGATTCCCTGCGCTGGGCCCGCCAGGTCCTCGAACTCGCCGAATCCGGCGTCATCGAGAGCCATGCGGCCACCCTTTTCTGCGAGGACCACCTCGTCACGCTGTGGCTGCGCTCCGACCCGGCACTCCTCGACCACCTCGCCCGGCGTGAACTCGCGCCGCTGGAAACCCTGACGCCGGGCCGGCGCGACCGGCTCATCGAAACCCTGCGGACCTGGCTCGCCACCCGCGGCACCGCCGCCCACATGGGCGAACTCCTCGACGTGCACCCGCAGACCGTTCGCTACCGGATGCGCACCCTGGAGTCCGTCTTCGGCGACCGGCTCACCGACCCCGAACACCGGTTCGCCACCGAACTAGTGCTACGCGCCAGAGATCTCGGACACCGCGATCGGGGCTGA